In Desulfovibrio sp., the following are encoded in one genomic region:
- a CDS encoding flagellar brake protein translates to MNDNRKLLSKLSVGTPLYLEIDGLEERLNSFLIGICPKRFILVSVPKQAETEPNRIYPLLYSGNNMTCYTLCPGMAVAFNSHIIRFVMSPYPMLFLGYPANLELVNVRKHTRINCLFEAVLHAGQEQVHGMITDLSNGGCSFVFPSDSGAPQLGVDTPVVLESRQLAAQDDNTFKASVRSLRNTPDNKCIGLEFGSMTSSMSENLHRFISEAVRLGQA, encoded by the coding sequence ATGAACGACAACAGAAAGCTCCTCTCTAAACTCTCTGTGGGAACACCATTATATCTTGAGATCGACGGGCTCGAAGAACGTCTCAATTCCTTCCTGATCGGCATCTGCCCGAAACGGTTCATACTCGTCAGCGTTCCGAAGCAAGCCGAAACGGAGCCGAACAGAATCTATCCCCTGCTCTATTCCGGAAACAACATGACCTGCTACACCTTGTGCCCGGGCATGGCCGTGGCCTTCAACAGCCACATCATCCGTTTCGTCATGTCTCCATATCCCATGCTCTTCCTTGGCTATCCGGCAAATCTGGAATTGGTCAACGTTCGCAAGCACACCCGGATCAACTGTCTGTTCGAAGCTGTCCTGCACGCTGGCCAGGAGCAAGTGCACGGAATGATCACGGACTTGAGCAACGGCGGATGCAGTTTCGTCTTTCCTTCGGACTCAGGCGCTCCGCAGCTTGGAGTCGACACGCCGGTTGTCCTAGAAAGCCGCCAGTTGGCCGCTCAGGACGACAACACGTTCAAGGCGTCAGTCAGATCACTGAGAAACACACCGGACAACAAGTGCATAGGCCTTGAGTTCGGCTCCATGACCAGCAGCATGTCGGAGAACCTCCATCGGTTCATTTCCGAAGCCGTGCGGCTCGGCCAGGCTTAA